AATATAAAGAGAAACAATGCAGTTATGTGCATGGATCTCCCCTTTTGGAAAACTCAAGTGCATTTCAAACACAAGAAGCTGCAGAAAAGACGGCGGCTGCCCTCGGAAGAATCTTGATGTTGGATCTCATAATCAGAAACGAAGATCGGCTCCCATGTCGTTATCTGAGGTGGCGAGGTAATCCCGCAAATCTATTATTAGCAGACAAAATGGCGACTGCAAATCGAGATGCATTAGAAGAAGCTTTCGATTCCGCTATTGATCGATATAGACCGAGGGTAATTCGCGCTCTCCAGAAGGAACGAAGATCAACTTCTGTCGATTGCCGAATGAGTGCCGATGATTCAAATTTATCGTCGAAAAGCTTTCATCGTTCCGACAATACATTATGTCCTATACCTAATGAAAAACCATTAAAAAGACAAGTTACAATTGATCCGATAATCACCGATTTCGATGTTGTGGCTATTGACTCTGGTGTCCCTCGCCGACCGCCAGCTGGCAAACGTTCACACGATCAAGAAAACTATCCGAAGCTTGTTGAACTCCTGATCAACAGTCCTGAATATGCGTCACATCTGTTACACGAAATGACTATCGGGAAATTAGGATTTCCTACAGAAGCTTCTTCTGAAACTTCCGGCAATAATTCACCGTTTATTAAAGATATGATCTCCGTCATTCATGAATTCAGAACCGGATTTCGTGCGGCTCTGATGGACTTACAGGGTTTTCGTATATTTTTACTCACACTTCACCAAAAACTGGATAGTTTGTTGAGGAGATTTATGAGTATTATAGATAAAACATTGAGTGGTGATTTTTATAAAGAAGATTTGATGATATTTGAGTCACATTCACAGTCACATTCTGCACCTTGTGTTTCTCCACAAAGTAAGGGTAGCCAAATAGATTCGAGTGATACCGATTTGCAGAAAACAGCTCAAAAAGCATCATCATCTTCAGGATGCAAAGAAAATTTAGACTCGATTTCTCCAATATCGCgtgattcttcttcttcttcacatgGAAAGTCTAATAAAGCGTATGCAGAACCATTGCGTACCATGCGCATCACCTCAAAGCTGCGTGATTTCCACAAATATGCTAAGGTTTTTACTTTTTCATTGATGAGTTAAGAATCCATGTTTGTTATCGGGTCATGTTTCGTTTCTAATGGGTCTAAAAGGTAAAATTAGGGGTGGCAATGCATGTCAGGTTCAGGTTGACAGGTTCTTATAGCCCAACACGAACTCGACCCAATTACTTAATCACGTCGAAAAGTTCGTCCCTAGCTCAGACATATGTAACCCGTGTAACCTGGTTATCTAATCCGGTCACACACATTGACGAGTTATATTGCTTGTAAACATGCTGGTTAGGCAACTGACTGTAAATGGGTTGCTGggtctaattttttttttctttttttaactataagagtaaaatgccattttcgtccctgtggtttggccagttttgagACTTTCGTcgaaaggtttgtttttctgcatctggatccaaaaggtttgaaatcttgccattttcatccggctcattaactccatccatttttctccgttaagtcagggggtATTTCCGTGACTTAACGGAGAacaatggatggagttaacaagccggatgaaaatggcaagatttcaaaaccttttggatccagatgcggaaaaacaaatcgttggacgaaagtcgcaaaactggccaaacctcagggacgaaaatgggtTGGTCATGTCAACCTGAACCTGACCTGTTTATGACCCGAACCTGTTAAGCCCCAACCCTAACCTTTTTCGTGCTTTTGTGTGCGGTCAGGAATTGCCACTCCttgttaaaattataaaataGCTTATACGGAAAAAGGTTCAAAAGTCGCTCATTGTATACATAATCATCTTTGATACAGATTATCTTATTTATTTGTTGATATTTCTTAGGAAGATGCTGAACTAAACAAAGAACTAGAGCAATGGAACGAATTGCTAAAAAACGAAGCCGTAAAGCTATGTCAAGAGAATAATTTCAATTCAGGGTTTTTCGAGGGCAACGAGAGTAATTCTGTTGTTGATGCTTATGAATTAAAGGTAATATTTCCGAACTATAAAAACATTATCTTCTTAATAACATATTTCCAGTCTATTTgcttatgtttgtttgtttgttccaTTTACAGCTTAGGCTTGAACATATCCTCGAGAGGATATCGTTAATATCCGACGCTGGAAATACGGAAAAACCGTCATTAGTTACGAGTAGCCTATTCATTGGTGGGGCATTAGCTGCAAGATCTGTTTACACATTGCAACATATAGGGATTAGACATATATTGTGTTTGTGTTCTAATGAAATCGGGCAGTCTGAATCTCAACGGACTGACTTATTTGAGTATCGAAACTTCTCTGTAAGTTATTAAACTTATTTTTTGTTTTACCGGTTTGACCCGTTAAA
This is a stretch of genomic DNA from Helianthus annuus cultivar XRQ/B chromosome 16, HanXRQr2.0-SUNRISE, whole genome shotgun sequence. It encodes these proteins:
- the LOC110915948 gene encoding dual specificity protein phosphatase PHS1 isoform X1, which translates into the protein MAASETKDDLYALSLQKDEDDKFKEFDFGFDDADAPLPLTVASRVLYMLGDIAAGPAFRFTQWLELVRKRSGRYKSSGFPRRPQRLDGMLLSAGDLSLDLKKLPSFEQVTDVSLWERLGKAAMLDIESSSFSWNMLSSLHHTEHSSSTEQSEDDMNKALEVTVNSGGVVYFALFNHNESGEFVPKESAAVIKIASSRMATQSERLGYEFAKWLGVRTPQARVIHNCSPEWLQIKEAAEKAREAAVSDGDEVGEVTCSELLEALELSRCLYLMNYVHGSPLLENSSAFQTQEAAEKTAAALGRILMLDLIIRNEDRLPCRYLRWRGNPANLLLADKMATANRDALEEAFDSAIDRYRPRVIRALQKERRSTSVDCRMSADDSNLSSKSFHRSDNTLCPIPNEKPLKRQVTIDPIITDFDVVAIDSGVPRRPPAGKRSHDQENYPKLVELLINSPEYASHLLHEMTIGKLGFPTEASSETSGNNSPFIKDMISVIHEFRTGFRAALMDLQGFRIFLLTLHQKLDSLLRRFMSIIDKTLSGDFYKEDLMIFESHSQSHSAPCVSPQSKGSQIDSSDTDLQKTAQKASSSSGCKENLDSISPISRDSSSSSHGKSNKAYAEPLRTMRITSKLRDFHKYAKEDAELNKELEQWNELLKNEAVKLCQENNFNSGFFEGNESNSVVDAYELKLRLEHILERISLISDAGNTEKPSLVTSSLFIGGALAARSVYTLQHIGIRHILCLCSNEIGQSESQRTDLFEYRNFSIGDEEDSNISEIFEEAHQFIDAVEQKGGKVLVHCFEGRSRSATVVLSYLMMRKKYTLLKAWNTLRRVHRRAQPNDGFARALLELDKKLHGKVSMDWQQKKPAIKVCPICGKNAGLSSSSLQLHLQKAHKKMSSGSVDSAMTMEIQKVLEALNITHRQSHSSD
- the LOC110915948 gene encoding dual specificity protein phosphatase PHS1 isoform X2 translates to MLDIESSSFSWNMLSSLHHTEHSSSTEQSEDDMNKALEVTVNSGGVVYFALFNHNESGEFVPKESAAVIKIASSRMATQSERLGYEFAKWLGVRTPQARVIHNCSPEWLQIKEAAEKAREAAVSDGDEVGEVTCSELLEALELSRCLYLMNYVHGSPLLENSSAFQTQEAAEKTAAALGRILMLDLIIRNEDRLPCRYLRWRGNPANLLLADKMATANRDALEEAFDSAIDRYRPRVIRALQKERRSTSVDCRMSADDSNLSSKSFHRSDNTLCPIPNEKPLKRQVTIDPIITDFDVVAIDSGVPRRPPAGKRSHDQENYPKLVELLINSPEYASHLLHEMTIGKLGFPTEASSETSGNNSPFIKDMISVIHEFRTGFRAALMDLQGFRIFLLTLHQKLDSLLRRFMSIIDKTLSGDFYKEDLMIFESHSQSHSAPCVSPQSKGSQIDSSDTDLQKTAQKASSSSGCKENLDSISPISRDSSSSSHGKSNKAYAEPLRTMRITSKLRDFHKYAKEDAELNKELEQWNELLKNEAVKLCQENNFNSGFFEGNESNSVVDAYELKLRLEHILERISLISDAGNTEKPSLVTSSLFIGGALAARSVYTLQHIGIRHILCLCSNEIGQSESQRTDLFEYRNFSIGDEEDSNISEIFEEAHQFIDAVEQKGGKVLVHCFEGRSRSATVVLSYLMMRKKYTLLKAWNTLRRVHRRAQPNDGFARALLELDKKLHGKVSMDWQQKKPAIKVCPICGKNAGLSSSSLQLHLQKAHKKMSSGSVDSAMTMEIQKVLEALNITHRQSHSSD